In a genomic window of Gigantopelta aegis isolate Gae_Host chromosome 9, Gae_host_genome, whole genome shotgun sequence:
- the LOC121381477 gene encoding extensin-like: MRMDVCQCTLALPPHLEGLMVSYGALLEYRVTYTGSRASVTLVYGDPAPLKTGRWRRRRRATGKAQGEPKPAAKTPAGTPSVAPPTAVPRKKTGSEEAPAPDVPTSTKGPTRPTPQARTSAPPVVPPTIQAAPVEAQARKIAMVKRKATTPPSGQPDKPGPPSQPPKPDMDGDEPWSLKAGKLTARHAQLSKTNIEDVNFLFTQPKHEAFQPLPTRPTEARLLFSPRHNAGWPRYLFYSTPKRNL; this comes from the coding sequence ATGAGGATGGACGTATGTCAATGTACTCTCGCGTTACCCCCCCACCTGGAGGGACTTATGGTCTCCTACGGAGCGCTGTTGGAATACCGGGTCacgtataccgggtcacgggcttccgtgaccttggtgtacggggacccggCACCACTGAAGACTGGAagatggaggaggaggagacgTGCGACAGGAAAGGCACAGGGGGAGCCAAAACCGGCGGCTAAAACGCCGGCAGGGACTCCTTCTGTTGCGCCGCCCACCGCCGTTCCCCGGAAGAAGACAGGATCGGAAGAGGCACCAGCCCCGGACGTCCCGACTTCGACCAAAGGTCCGACTAGACCCACTCCACAGGCCAGGACTTCAGCGCCTCCGGTTGTGCCGCCGACTATACAGGCAgcacccgttgaggcgcaggcccgaAAGATTGCCATGGTGAAGCGGAAGGcaaccactcccccgagtggccAACCAGACAAGCCAGGCCCTCCGAGTCAACCACCGAAGCCGGACATGGACGGTGATGAGCCTTGGTCACTGAAGGCCGGCAAACTAACAGCACGCCACGCCCAGCTCTCCAAGACTAACATCGAGGACGTCAACTTCCTCTTTACGCAACCAAAGCATGAGGCCTTTCAACCACTACCAACGAGGCCGACAGAGGCGAGACTATTGTTTTCACCACGTCACAATGCGGGATGGCCGAGGTATCTGTTTTACAGTACGCCGAAAAGGAATTTATAA